The following are encoded in a window of Oncorhynchus mykiss isolate Arlee chromosome 11, USDA_OmykA_1.1, whole genome shotgun sequence genomic DNA:
- the acaa2 gene encoding 3-ketoacyl-CoA thiolase, mitochondrial — translation MSLLRNVFIVSAKRTPFGTYGGVLKDHSATDLAEHASKAALAAGGVAPELVNSVIFGNVMQSSADAPYIARHVGLRCGVPIPVPALTVNRLCGSGFQSIINGAQEICLKDSEVVLCGGSESMSQAPYAVRNVRFGTKFGLDLKLEDTLWAGLTDLHIKIPMGITAENLAVKYEISRDDCDKYAHQTQQRWKAAHEAGHYTAEIAPIDVKAKKGKVPMTQDEHPRPQTTLEQMARLPPVFKKGGTVTAANASGVSDGAAAVVIASEEAVKEHKLTPLARIVAYHVSGCDPSIMGIGPVPAITEALKKAGLTLQDMDLVEVNEAFAAQYLAVAKALGLDPEKSNADGGAIAIGHPLGASGARITAHLVHELRRIGGKYAVGSACIGGGQGIAIIIENTH, via the exons ATGTCACTGCTCAGAA aTGTGTTTATTGTGTCTGCTAAGCGGACCCCGTTTGGAACCTACGGTGGGGTGCTGAAGGATCACAGTGCAACAGACCTAGCAGAGCATGCCTCCAAGGCTGCCCTTGCTGCTGGGGGAGTTGCACCTGAGCTTGTCAACAGTGTTATCTTTGGAAACGTAATGCAG agCTCTGCAGATGCTCCATACATTGCCCGTCACGTGGGCCTGAGGTGTGGGGTGCCCATTCCAGTGCCTGCTCTCACCGTGAACCGCCTGTGTGGGTCCGGCTTTCAGTCAATCATCAATGGCGCTCAG GAAATCTGTTTGAAGGATTCAGAGGTGGTGCTGTGTGGCGGCTCGGAGAGCATGAGCCAGGCGCCATACGCTGTCCGCAACGTCCGCTTCGGAACCAAGTTCGGACTCGACCTCAAG CTAGAGGACACTCTGTGGGCGGGGCTTACTGACCTGCACATTAAGATCCCCATGGGCATCACAGCAGAGAACCTGGCAGTGAAATATGAGATCAGCAGAGACGACTGTGACAAATACGCTCACCAGACCCAGCAGAGGTGGAAGGCAG CCCATGAGGCGGGCCACTACACGGCAGAGATAGCACCCATCGACGTGAAGGCAAAGAAGGGCAAAGTACCCATGACCCAGGATGAGCACCCTCGTCCCCAGACCACCCTGGAGCAGATGGCTAGGCTACCCCCTGTCTTCAAAAAGGGAGGAACGGTTACTGCCGCCAACGCATCA GGTGTGTCTGACGGCGCTGCTGCCGTGGTGATAGCCAGTGAGGAAGCTGTGAAGGAGCACAAGCTCACCCCATTGGCAAGAATAGTGGCCTATCACGTCTCCGGCTGTGACCCAAGCATTATGGGAATCG GCCCAGTCCCAGCCATCACAGAAGCCCTGAAGAAAGCAGGTCTCACCCTCCAAGACATGGATCTGGTGGAG GTGAATGAGGCATTTGCTGCTCAGTACCTGGCTGTTGCCAAGGCATTGGGTCTGGACCCAGAGAAGAGTAATGCTGATGGGGGGGCTATTGCCATTGGCCACCCCCTGGGAGCCTCTGGAGCACGCATCACTGCTCACCTGGTCCACGAGCTCAG GCGGATTGGAGGAAAGTATGCTGTGGGATCAGCTTGCATCGGTGGTGGTCAGGGTATCGCCATAATCATAGAGAACACTCACTGA
- the mrpl40 gene encoding 39S ribosomal protein L40, mitochondrial, which produces MSIVISRALCRVLSRQTAVPTNVSFLMGVDGHVSQGPWFASVLTLKTSAPLRAEPKKKKKVDPRREQMVRERLKKKLKKLERVPPELIPIEDFTTPAKYMDETRVRGAAQLPFEESERRALLLKEWSRYKQTQHRAEMEAVGLAVEAQREALEELRLESEELYQAALRPDPLLFPFNHQGPSYTPPKAQYEAPEGKYNNITKVYTQ; this is translated from the exons ATGTCCATTGTTATATCGCGTGCCCTGTGTAGGGTATTGTCCCGACAGACTGCAgtgccaactaacgttag CTTTTTGATGGGAGTGGACGGTCATGTCAGTCAAGGTCCTTGGTTTGCATCTGTCCTCACATTGAAGACATCTGCGCCACTAAG AGCAGagcccaagaagaagaagaaagtggACCCTCGTAGAGAgcagatggtgagagagagactgaagaagaAATTGAAGAAGCTGGAGAGAGTTCCTCCTGAGCTCATTCCCATTGAAGACTTCACAACCCCAGCCAAATACATGGACGAGACCAG GGTGCGTGGTGCTGCTCAGCTTCCCTTTGAGGAGAGTGAACGTCGGGCTCTACTGCTGAAGGAGTGGTCCCGCTACAAACAG ACCCAACACCGGGCAGAGATGGAGGCAGTAGGCCTGGCTGTGGAGGCCCAGAGGGAGGCTCTGGAGGAGCTGAGGCTGGAGTCAGAGGAGCTCTACCAGGCAGCACTGAGGCCAGACCCCTTGCTCTTCCCCTTCAACCACCAGGGACCCAGCTACACACCGCCCAAGGCCCAGTATGAGGCACCTGAAGGCAAATACAACAACATCACCAAAGTCTACACCCAGTGA